A region from the Triticum aestivum cultivar Chinese Spring chromosome 3D, IWGSC CS RefSeq v2.1, whole genome shotgun sequence genome encodes:
- the LOC123078785 gene encoding callose synthase 12, whose translation MTTPRPTATRRVGSAAAAAQAAAGEPYNILPIHDLLAEHPSLRFPEVRAAAAALRAVGGLRPPPYSQWRADQDLMDWLGAFFGFQRDNVRNQREHLVLLLANAQMRLSSADFSDTLEPRIARSLRRKLLRNYTSWCGFLGRRPNVYVPDADPRADLLFAGLHLLVWGEAANLRFVPECICYIYHHMALELHRILEGYIDTTTGQPANPAVHGENAFLARVVTPIYGVIRSEVESSRNGTAPHAAWRNYDDINEYFWRRDVFDRLGWPMEQSRQFFRTPPEHGRVRKTGFVEVRSFWNIYRSFDRLWVMLVLYLQAAAIVAWDGETWPWQNLRGNQHREAQVRVLTVFITWAALRFLQSLLDIGTQLRRAFRDGRMLAVRMVLKAIVAAAWVVAFAVLYKGIWSQRDSDRGWSRGTDSRIMKFLYAAAAFLIPEVLATVLFIIPWVRNALEKTNWKICYALTWWFQSRSFVGRGLREGTFDNVKYSIFWVLLLAVKFAFSYFLQIRPLVKPTKEIYRLSKVTYAWHEFFGQSNRFAVFILWLPVVLIYLMDIQIWYAIFSSMAGAFVGLFAHLGEIRDMKQLRLRFQFFASAMSFNIMPEEQHVNERTFLPNRLRNFWQRLQLRYGFSRSFRKIESNQVEARRFALIWNEIITKFREEDIVSDLEVELLELPPELWNVRVIRWPCFLLCNELSLALGQAKEVQGPDRRLWTKICKNDYRRCAVIEVYDSTKYMLLEIIKERTEEHGIVTQLFREFDESMNLDKFTVEYKMSVLQNVHAKLVALLSLLLKPNKDITKIVNALQTLYDVVIRDFQAEKRSMEQLRNEGLAQSRPTSLLFVDTVVLPDEENATFYKQVRRMHTILTSRDSMVNVPKNLEARRRIAFFSNSLFMNIPRATQVEKMMAFSVLTPYYNEEVLYNKDQLYKGNEDGISILYYLKQIYPDEWEFFVERMKREGMSDMKELYSEKQRLRDLRHWVSYRGQTLSRTVRGMMYYYDALKMLTFLDSASEHDLRTGSRELATMGSSRFGSSRREGSAGGSGYYSRASSSHTLSRATSGVSSLFKGSEYGTVLMKYTYVVACQIYGQQKAKNDPHAYEILELMKNYEALRVAYVDEKHSAGAEPEYFSVLVKYDQQLQKEVEIYRVKLPGPLKLGEGKPENQNHALIFTRGDAVQTIDMNQDNYFEEALKMRNLLEEFNRHYGIRKPKILGVREHVFTGSVSSLAWFMSAQETSFVTLGQRVLANPLKVRMHYGHPDVFDRLWFLGRGGISKASRVINISEDIFAGFNCTLRGGNVTHHEYIQVGKGRDVGLNQVSMFEAKVASGNGEQTLSRDVYRLGHRLDFFRMLSFFYTTIGFYFNTMMVVLTVYAFVWGRFYLALSGLEEYITKNTSTTNNAALGAVLNQQFVIQLGLFTALPMIIENSLEHGFLNAVWDFLKMQLQFASVFYTFSMGTKTHYYGRTILHGGAKYRATGRGFVVEHKKFAENYRLYARSHFLKAIELGVILVLYASYSSSAGNTFVYILLTLSSWFLVSSWILAPFIFNPSGLDWLKNFNDFEDFLSWIWFQGGISVKSDQSWEKWWEEETDHLRTSGLWGSILEIIIDLRYFFFQYAIVYRLHIANGSRSILVYLLSWTCILLAFVALVAVAYFRDRYAAKKHIRYRLVQAIIVGATVTGIVLLIEFTNFKFIDAFTSLLAFLPTGWGIISIALVFKPYLRRSETVWKTIVTVARLYDILFGVIVMTPVAVLSWLPGLQEMQTRILFNEAFSRGLHISQMFTGKKGHGV comes from the coding sequence ATGACCACGCCGCGCCCCACCGCCACGCGCCGCGTGgggtcggccgccgccgccgcccaggcggcggccgGCGAGCCCTACAACATCCTGCCCATCCACGACCTCCTCGCCGAGCACCCGTCGCTGCGCTTCCCCGAGgtgcgggccgccgccgccgcgctccgggCGGTGGGCGGCCTCCGCCCGCCGCCCTACTCGCAGTGGCGCGCCGACCAGGACCTCATGGACTGGCTCGGCGCCTTCTTCGGCTTCCAGCGGGACAACGTGCGCAACCAGCGCGAGCACCTCGTGCTCCTGCTCGCCAACGCGCAGATGCGCCTCTCCTCCGCCGACTTCTCCGACACCCTCGAGCCCCGCATCGCGCGCTCCCTCCGCCGGAAGCTCCTCCGCAACTACACCTCCTGGTGCGGCTTCCTCGGCCGCCGCCCCAACGTCTACGTCCCCGACGCCGACCCCCGCGCCGATTTGCTCTTCGCGGGACTCCACCTCCTCGTCTGGGGCGAGGCCGCCAACCTCCGCTTCGTGCCCGAGTGCATCTGCTACATCTACCACCACATGGCTCTCGAGCTGCACCGGATCCTCGAGGGCTACATCGACACCACCACGGGCCAGCCCGCCAACCCCGCCGTGCACGGCGAGAACGCCTTCCTCGCCCGCGTCGTCACGCCCATCTACGGCGTCATCCGCTCTGAGGTCGAATCCAGCCGCAACGGCACAGCTCCCCATGCCGCCTGGCGGAACTACGACGACATCAACGAGTACTTCTGGCGCCGTGATGTCTTCGACCGTCTCGGCTGGCCCATGGAGCAGTCCCGGCAATTCTTCCGGACGCCACCCGAGCACGGCCGTGTGCGCAAGACGGGCTTTGTGGAGGTCCGCTCGTTCTGGAACATTTACCGGAGCTTCGACAGGCTGTGGGTCATGCTGGTGCTATACTTGCAGGCCGCAGCCATTGTCGCGTGGGATGGTGAGACTTGGCCGTGGCAGAATCTTCGGGGAAACCAGCACCGTGAAGCCCAGGTGCGAGTGCTCACCGTCTTCATTACCTGGGCGGCACTACGATTCCTGCAGTCGCTGCTGGACATCGGCACACAGTTACGCCGTGCGTTCAGGGATGGACGCATGCTTGCAGTGCGCATGGTGCTCAAGGCCATTGTGGCAGCTGCGTGGGTTGTTGCATTTGCTGTGCTGTACAAGGGAATCTGGAGCCAGAGGGACAGTGACCGTGGCTGGTCGCGGGGGACCGATTCTCGAATCATGAAGTTCTTGTATGCAGCAGCAGCGTTTCTGATCCCCGAGGTCCTTGCCACCGTGCTCTTTATTATTCCTTGGGTGCGGAATGCATTGGAGAAGACAAATTGGAAGATCTGCTATGCCCTCACCTGGTGGTTTCAGAGCCGCAGCTTCGTTGGCCGCGGGCTTCGTGAGGGCACCTTTGACAATGTGAAATATTCTATTTTCTGGGTGCTTCTGCTTGCTGTGAAGTTTGCCTTTAGCTATTTCCTCCAGATCAGGCCACTTGTAAAACCTACAAAAGAGATATACAGGCTGAGTAAGGTCACATATGCTTGGCATGAGTTCTTTGGGCAGAGCAACCGATTTGCTGTGTTTATATTGTGGTTGCCGGTAGTTTTGATCTACCTCATGGATATCCAGATCTGGTATGCAATCTTCTCTTCCATGGCAGGTGCATTTGTGGGGCTGTTTGCACACTTGGGAGAGATCCGGGACATGAAACAACTGAGGCTGCGGTTCCAGTTCTTTGCAAGTGCCATGTCATTCAACATCATGCCAGAGGAGCAACATGTGAATGAGCGCACTTTCTTGCCCAACCGGCTTCGGAATTTCTGGCAGCGACTGCAGCTACGGTACGGGTTCAGCCGATCGTTCCGTAAGATCGAGTCAAATCAGGTAGAAGCACGGAGGTTTGCACTTATTTGGAATGAGATTATCACCAAGTTCAGGGAGGAGGATATTGTAAGTGATCTTGAAGTTGAGCTCCTTGAGCTACCACCTGAGCTGTGGAATGTGCGTGTGATCCGTTGGCCGTGCTTCTTGCTTTGTAATGAGCTGTCACTGGCACTTGGGCAGGCAAAGGAGGTCCAAGGACCTGATCGCAGGCTCTGGACGAAAATCTGCAAGAATGATTATCGTCGTTGTGCGGTCATTGAGGTGTATGATAGTACCAAATACATGCTGCTAGAGATCATCAAGGAAAGGACTGAGGAACACGGCATTGTGACGCAATTGTTTCGCGAGTTCGATGAATCCATGAATTTGGATAAGTTCACTGTGGAGTATAAGATGTCTGTGCTGCAAAACGTCCATGCAAAGCTTGTAGCACTGCTAAGCCTACTTCTCAAGCCCAACAAGGATATCACAAAGATTGTCAATGCTCTTCAGACTCTCTATGATGTTGTGATTCGTGACTTCCAGGCTGAGAAAAGGAGCATGGAACAGCTGAGGAACGAAGGCCTGGCACAATCAAGGCCAACCAGCCTTCTCTTTGTGGACACTGTCGTGCTGCCTGATGAGGAGAATGCCACATTCTATAAGCAGGTGCGGCGCATGCACACCATCCTGACCTCACGTGACTCTATGGTCAATGTCCCAAAGAACCTTGAAGCTCGGCGGAGGATTGCTTTTTTCAGCAATTCATTGTTCATGAACATACCACGGGCAACCCAGGTGGAGAAGATGATGGCCTTCAGTGTCTTGACACCATATTATAACGAAGAGGTGTTGTACAACAAGGACCAGCTCTATAAGGGGAATGAAGATGGGATATCAATACTATACTATCTGAAACAGATCTACCCAGATGAGTGGGAGTTCTTTGTTGAGCGCATGAAGCGTGAGGGGATGTCTGATATGAAGGAGCTGTACAGTGAGAAGCAAAGGTTAAGAGATCTTCGGCACTGGGTCTCATACAGGGGACAGACACTATCACGTACTGTGAGGGGGATGATGTACTATTATGATGCTCTCAAGATGCTGACCTTTCTGGATTCTGCCTCTGAACATGACTTAAGAACTGGATCGAGGGAGCTTGCTACAATGGGTTCCTCAAGATTTGGATCCTCGAGAAGAGAAGGGAGTGCTGGTGGGTCAGGGTATTATAGCAGGGCCTCTTCGTCACACACACTGAGCAGAGCAACCAGTGGTGTGAGCTCTTTGTTTAAAGGTAGTGAGTATGGGACTGTCCTTATGAAATACACTTATGTggttgcatgccaaatttatggcCAGCAGAAAGCTAAAAATGATCCGCATGCTTATGAGATATTGGAGCTAATGAAGAATTATGAAGCACTTCGTGTTGCCTATGTTGACGAAAAACACTCGGCTGGTGCGGAACCAGAGTACTTCTCCGTCCTTGTGAAGTACGACCAGCAGTTGCAGAAAGAGGTTGAAATTTATCGAGTGAAGTTGCCTGGGCCACTGAAGCTTGGTGAAGGCAAGCCAGAGAACCAGAATCATGCACTCATCTTCACAAGGGGTGATGCAGTTCAAACTATTGATATGAACCAAGACAATTACTTTGAAGAGGCTCTGAAGATGAGAAATCTGCTGGAAGAGTTCAATCGCCATTATGGAATTCGCAAGCCAAAAATCCTTGGGGTTCGGGAACATGTGTTCACTGGCTCTGTATCTTCTCTAGCTTGGTTTATGTCTGCCCAAGAAACAAGTTTTGTCACTCTGGGGCAGCGAGTTCTAGCTAACCCACTCAAGGTTAGAATGCATTATGGCCACCCAGATGTGTTTGATCGTCTTTGGTTCTTGGGCCGAGGTGGTATTAGTAAAGCATCAAGAGTAATCAACATCAGTGAGGATATCTTTGCTGGATTCAATTGTACCCTCCGTGGGGGCAATGTTACACACCATGAGTACATCCAGGTTGGTAAAGGAAGGGATGTGGGGCTCAACCAGGTTTCTATGTTTGAAGCCAAGGTTGCTAGTGGCAATGGTGAGCAAACTCTGAGCCGTGATGTTTACAGACTGGGCCACAGATTGGATTTCTTTCGGATGCTCTCGTTTTTTTATACAACCATTGGATTCTATTTCAACACAATGATGGTTGTGCTAACTGTCTATGCCTTTGTCTGGGGGCGATTTTATCTTGCACTTAGTGGGCTCGAGGAGTACATCACCAAGAACACTAGCACTACTAATAATGCAGCCCTGGGAGCTGTCCTGAATCAGCAGTTCGTCATACAGCTGGGCCTGTTCACAGCATTGCCCATGATTATTGAAAATTCACTTGAGCATGGTTTCCTCAATGCTGTATGGGATTTCTTAAAAATGCAATTGCAGTTTGCATCTGTTTTCTACACCTTCTCCATGGGAACCAAGACACATTATTATGGGCGGACAATCCTTCATGGAGGTGCAAAGTATCGAGCTACTGGCCGTGGATTTGTTGTGGAGCACAAGAAATTCGCCGAGAACTACAGGCTATATGCCCGTAGCCATTTTCTAAAAGCAATAGAGCTCGGCGTGATATTGGTTCTCTATGCATCTTACAGCAGCAGTGCTGGGAATACATTTGTGTACATCCTGCTGACACTTTCCAGTTGGTTTTTAGTATCCTCGTGGATTTTGGCCCCCTTCATCTTTAATCCATCAGGTTTGGACTGGCtaaagaattttaatgattttgAGGATTTCCTAAGCTGGATTTGGTTCCAGGGTGGAATCTCAGTGAAGTCAGATCAAAGCTGGGAAAAGTGGTGGGAGGAGGAAACTGATCACCTTAGGACCTCTGGTCTGTGGGGGAGCATCTTGGAAATCATTATAGACCTCCGATATTTCTTCTTTCAGTATGCAATTGTTTACCGGCTTCACATTGCCAATGGGAGTAGAAGCATCCTTGTCTATCTTCTTTCATGGACATGCATACTGCTGGCTTTTGTGGCTCTTGTCGCAGTTGCTTACTTCCGAGACAGATACGCAGCAAAGAAGCACATAAGGTATCGGCTTgtccaagctataattgttggtgCCACTGTGACTGGTATTGTCCTGTTGATAGAATTCACAAATTTCAAGTTCATTGATGCCTTTACTAGTCTCTTGGCTTTTCTGCCAACTGGCTGGGGAATCATATCTATTGCTCTGGTGTTCAAGCCATACCTGAGGAGGTCTGAGACAGTCTGGAAAACTATTGTCACAGTGGCACGCCTGTATGATATACTGTTTGGAGTAATTGTTATGACACCTGTAGCTGTGTTGTCATGGTTGCCGGGGCTCCAGGAAATGCAAACAAGGATCCTATTCAATGAAGCCTTCAGCCGAGGACTTCATATTTCTCAAATGTTTACTGGCAAAAAAGGACATGGAGTTTAA